The Dermacentor albipictus isolate Rhodes 1998 colony chromosome 2, USDA_Dalb.pri_finalv2, whole genome shotgun sequence genome has a segment encoding these proteins:
- the LOC135913106 gene encoding techylectin-5A-like codes for MDWIVASISLMILYSASSASSVEAAVVARPGLAQAMKELVDHFSDIRNCMRPRHCTDLFLAGQTVSGLYKIFLGNDDVTGKVVYCDMDTDGGGWTVIQRRGQFGNSVYYFYRNWTEYATGFGNPAKEYWLGNRALHTLTTTAESMELKVVLTNHTSESISVLYESFKVGSEKADFKLLMGSYLGPHGWDSLFYCNHNKFSTFDQDHDNAKFNCAGAFRGGWWYNDCHKANLNGLNLNGPHASYADGIDWSIRNGSRHLYHYSYPSVTMMIRPVRLIKTTRVGYL; via the exons ATGGACTGGATCGTGGCAAGCATCAGCCTGATGATCTTGTATTCGGCTTCAAGTGCGAGCAGTGTCGAGGCTGCTGTCGTTGCTCGACCTGGCTTAGCTCAAGCCATGAAGGAGCTCGTGGACCACTTCTCCGACATCAGAA ACTGTATGCGGCCCCGACATTGCACCGACCTTTTCCTGGCCGGTCAGACGGTGAGTGGCCTGTACAAAATATTTCTTGGCAACGACGACGTCACAGGAAAAGTGGTCTATTGCGACATGGACACAGACGGAGGAGGCTGGACG GTCATTCAGAGGCGAGGGCAGTTCGGTAACAGCGTTTACTACTTCTACCGCAACTGGACGGAGTATGCCACCGGCTTTGGCAACCCTGCCAAAGAATACTGGCTCG GCAACAGAGCGCTACATACTTTGACGACGACTGCAGAAAGCATGGAGCTGAAAGTTGTTTTGACGAATCACACCAGTGAAAGCATCTCTGTCCTCTACGAAAGCTTCAAAGTCGGCTCGGAGAAAGCAGACTTCAAGTTGTTGATGGGAAGCTACTTGGGTCCTCATG GCTGGGACTCACTCTTCTATTGCAACCACAACAAATTTTCCACTTTCGACCAGGACCACGACAACGCAAAATTCAACTGTGCTGGGGCGTTCCGCGGGGGCTGGTGGTACAACGATTGTCACAAGGCAAACCTAAACGGTCTCAATCTCAACGGCCCACATGCCAGCTACGCCGACGGCATCGACTGGAGCATCCGGAATGGCTCACGTCACCTGTACCACTACTCTTATCCCAGTGTGACGATGATGATACGACCCGTCAGACTGATTAAA